The following are encoded together in the Micromonospora lupini genome:
- the mca gene encoding mycothiol conjugate amidase Mca, whose translation MAEQLRLMAVHAHPDDESSKGAATMAKYVAQGVDVLVVTCTGGERGSVLNPKLDRPDVWANIADIRRAEMDAARAILGVDQAWLGFVDSGLPEGDPLPPLPEGCFALQDVEVAAGPLVRLMREFRPHVVTTYDEEGGYPHPDHIMCHKVSVAAFEAAGDPERYPELGAPWQPLKLYYDIGFSKAKIMALHEAMLATGAESPYEEWLKRWDDRPDKGPRITTRVDCAEYFPVRDDALRAHATQVDPDGFWFHVPMEMQQRAWPTEDFELARTVVDSPLPESDLFAGVRETAHAG comes from the coding sequence TTGGCAGAGCAGCTGCGTCTCATGGCCGTCCACGCGCACCCGGACGACGAGTCGAGCAAGGGTGCGGCGACGATGGCGAAGTACGTCGCCCAGGGGGTGGACGTGCTGGTGGTGACGTGCACCGGCGGTGAGCGCGGCAGCGTGCTCAACCCCAAGCTCGATCGGCCCGACGTCTGGGCCAACATCGCGGACATCCGTCGCGCCGAGATGGACGCCGCGCGGGCGATCCTCGGCGTCGACCAGGCCTGGCTCGGGTTCGTCGACTCCGGTCTGCCCGAGGGCGACCCGCTGCCCCCGCTGCCCGAGGGCTGCTTCGCCCTCCAGGACGTCGAGGTGGCCGCCGGCCCGCTGGTGCGCCTGATGCGTGAGTTCCGTCCGCACGTGGTGACCACGTACGACGAGGAGGGTGGCTACCCGCACCCCGACCACATCATGTGCCACAAGGTGAGCGTGGCCGCTTTCGAGGCCGCCGGCGACCCCGAGCGCTACCCGGAGCTGGGCGCCCCCTGGCAGCCGCTGAAGCTCTACTACGACATCGGCTTCTCCAAGGCCAAGATCATGGCCCTGCACGAGGCCATGCTCGCCACGGGCGCCGAGTCGCCCTACGAGGAGTGGCTCAAGCGCTGGGACGATCGTCCGGACAAGGGCCCCCGCATCACCACCCGGGTGGACTGCGCCGAATACTTCCCCGTCCGCGACGACGCGCTGCGCGCCCACGCCACCCAGGTCGACCCGGACGGCTTCTGGTTCCACGTGCCCATGGAGATGCAGCAGCGTGCCTGGCCGACGGAGGA